One window of the Leptospira koniambonensis genome contains the following:
- a CDS encoding imelysin family protein, producing MRSILYKSLFRKTLYFILASFIISCGGGSKDPLLLLAAGPGSSAFLEHTGKFVIIPSLEQLTTDTAALEAAAITYAGTTNVGNLGALQTAWDQVRVSLKKVEPYYFGPAGNPTEYYTKMDGFIKSGARPSANLVKQIIDGTVTVCTATVTTINKTNLTACPPKYKGIESLEILLFDFDFSRTTIDSNSNINTANAAESRRRDYILALAQVINQDALDLYNKWLPTGGNFLNEYTTGTGIQFRSQGEAFDTYIQSLGNLVNQIQDNKLGNAACLSVSCSGAGKRQEPDPVFLEAIYSRVAYEDLRDNILGIQFAYLGDPADPKISSMSKLVRAQNSSLDDDIQAELTNFKNMIDAKISGSADLFAEIDADGNTMNGTSVTANVKPIWDQAKILKNLMTIDAFSVLGVPNLPSSNDGD from the coding sequence ATGAGATCCATATTATATAAATCTTTATTTAGAAAAACATTATACTTCATTTTAGCGTCCTTTATTATTTCCTGCGGTGGAGGAAGCAAAGATCCTTTACTTTTACTCGCAGCTGGACCAGGAAGTTCCGCATTTTTAGAACATACTGGTAAATTCGTGATCATTCCAAGTTTGGAACAATTAACTACGGATACAGCAGCCTTAGAAGCAGCTGCTATTACTTATGCCGGGACCACCAATGTTGGAAATCTTGGGGCTCTTCAGACAGCCTGGGATCAGGTACGAGTTTCCTTAAAAAAAGTAGAACCTTACTATTTCGGACCGGCCGGTAATCCAACAGAGTATTATACTAAGATGGATGGGTTTATCAAATCAGGAGCAAGACCAAGTGCTAACTTAGTAAAGCAGATCATCGATGGTACAGTCACCGTTTGTACTGCTACGGTTACCACTATCAACAAAACAAATTTAACTGCCTGCCCGCCAAAATACAAAGGAATTGAATCTCTTGAAATCCTACTTTTTGACTTCGATTTCAGCAGAACCACGATTGATTCAAATTCGAATATCAATACTGCAAACGCAGCTGAATCCAGAAGAAGAGATTATATTTTAGCTCTTGCCCAAGTAATCAATCAGGATGCATTAGATTTATATAATAAATGGCTTCCTACTGGCGGAAACTTCTTAAATGAATATACCACTGGAACCGGGATTCAATTTCGTTCTCAGGGAGAAGCTTTTGATACTTATATCCAATCTCTCGGAAATTTAGTGAATCAAATCCAGGATAATAAACTTGGGAATGCTGCTTGCTTAAGTGTTTCTTGCTCAGGAGCTGGAAAAAGACAAGAGCCGGATCCAGTCTTCTTAGAAGCGATCTATTCCAGAGTTGCTTATGAAGATCTAAGAGATAATATATTAGGGATCCAATTTGCTTATTTAGGTGATCCTGCAGATCCTAAAATCAGCTCTATGTCAAAACTAGTCAGGGCACAAAACTCTTCTTTAGATGATGATATCCAAGCTGAGCTCACGAACTTTAAAAATATGATCGATGCAAAGATCAGTGGTTCTGCCGATTTGTTTGCAGAGATTGATGCAGATGGAAACACTATGAATGGAACAAGCGTCACTGCAAATGTAAAACCAATTTGGGACCAGGCAAAGATCTTGAAGAACCTGATGACCATCGATGCGTTCTCTGTTTTGGGAGTTCCAAATCTTCCTTCTTCGAACGACGGAGACTAA
- a CDS encoding MAPEG family protein — protein sequence MFSSLFPLIAFTAWTILLVLIVVSFRSAQVLAGTKKSNEFPAWIQHGSDLYWRFHRAHLNCVEGLPVFAVLVLTFILSGYQNDTFDLLAWIVFGARVLQTTAHLSGGGVWNVNVRFTGFIIQYLCFTAMLVILVRSIL from the coding sequence ATGTTTAGTTCTCTATTTCCATTAATCGCTTTTACTGCTTGGACCATTCTACTCGTACTCATCGTAGTATCTTTTAGATCAGCACAAGTATTGGCTGGCACTAAAAAATCAAATGAGTTCCCTGCGTGGATCCAACATGGTTCCGATCTATATTGGAGGTTCCACAGGGCTCACCTAAACTGTGTAGAAGGTCTTCCTGTTTTTGCAGTTTTAGTTTTAACCTTTATACTTTCAGGATACCAAAACGATACTTTTGATCTTCTCGCATGGATCGTATTCGGTGCAAGAGTGCTGCAAACAACTGCACATTTAAGCGGCGGCGGTGTTTGGAATGTGAATGTAAGATTTACTGGGTTTATAATCCAATATCTTTGTTTTACCGCGATGTTGGTAATATTAGTACGCTCCATTCTTTGA
- a CDS encoding phosphate signaling complex PhoU family protein has product MASKFDYLRKNLYAMAELCLEQVLILDDAIEQENPDLAKQVIERDDLIDSLEKQNDNLSQNAILEAIANRNLLGMDQIDGEVILKKDPLRFALSSIRINRSLERMGDQIVNCATCYRRGLLPKGFFRQEEILDKMLSRVVTLVGMAVESLVEEKNRFYGSVHTVEEELNNLCHAAFLKFVLDPRLDKNQFADLYRMILGIERAGDYAVNIAEELVRLNTGMDIRHLSDPVQVTEKTKVS; this is encoded by the coding sequence ATGGCTTCCAAGTTTGATTATCTACGTAAAAATCTTTATGCAATGGCGGAGCTATGTTTGGAACAAGTCCTGATCTTGGACGATGCAATCGAACAGGAAAATCCCGATCTTGCTAAACAAGTGATCGAAAGAGACGATCTGATCGATAGTTTAGAAAAACAAAACGATAACCTTTCCCAAAATGCAATTTTAGAAGCAATCGCAAACCGCAACTTACTCGGGATGGACCAAATCGACGGGGAAGTTATTCTCAAAAAAGACCCTCTTCGATTCGCACTCTCTTCCATTCGTATCAACAGAAGTTTAGAAAGAATGGGAGACCAGATCGTAAACTGCGCTACCTGTTACAGAAGAGGACTTCTCCCAAAAGGATTTTTCAGACAGGAAGAAATTTTGGACAAGATGCTCTCCAGAGTAGTTACTCTTGTAGGAATGGCTGTAGAATCTTTGGTAGAAGAGAAAAACAGATTTTATGGTTCAGTTCATACTGTTGAGGAAGAGCTGAACAATCTATGTCATGCAGCATTCTTAAAGTTTGTATTGGATCCTAGACTGGATAAAAACCAATTTGCAGACTTATACAGAATGATCTTAGGGATAGAAAGAGCAGGAGACTATGCAGTCAACATCGCAGAAGAGTTGGTGCGTTTGAATACAGGTATGGACATTCGCCATCTTTCCGATCCGGTCCAAGTCACCGAAAAAACAAAAGTTTCTTAA
- a CDS encoding DUF1554 domain-containing protein — translation MCAKRVSLLFTICFSIFQVSCAIQSENSGDPNTKAYYENAIINCLINGCDRELIITGGNSLPEGSSLVLSISLVHKPDSSSVTYNFSSSNPAIASVSPSSLIFTPSDYDIPQTLTITGASDDTDSTNNSIVISILTPDSETIPYPIVQKDNDKFLFATPVSYAGNFGSGGFADFVCQNEANNLFGSGLPSGTYKTFAVAGTWRRAMPSKIDWVLKPNKDYIDFAGGTFVKAFATDGNALFAFGTGSGISATAAGYWTGLQTDWSTASTCLGWTSSNPSDQGNFGGNSDPNVGGISTGTPDFCDTPKSVVCIQQ, via the coding sequence ATGTGCGCCAAGCGGGTTTCATTATTATTTACAATCTGCTTTTCGATTTTTCAGGTTTCTTGCGCGATCCAATCTGAAAATTCTGGAGACCCGAACACAAAAGCATATTATGAAAATGCGATCATTAACTGTTTAATTAATGGATGTGATAGGGAACTTATCATTACTGGAGGAAATTCTCTTCCCGAAGGCAGTTCTTTAGTTTTATCTATCTCCTTGGTCCATAAACCAGATTCTTCTTCAGTGACTTATAATTTTTCCAGTAGTAATCCTGCAATAGCTTCCGTCTCTCCATCAAGTCTGATATTTACTCCTTCAGATTATGATATCCCTCAGACCTTGACTATAACAGGGGCATCTGACGATACTGATTCCACAAATAATTCTATTGTGATCTCCATTCTTACTCCTGATTCGGAGACAATCCCTTATCCAATCGTACAAAAGGATAATGATAAATTCCTATTTGCCACACCGGTTTCATATGCTGGAAATTTCGGCTCCGGTGGTTTTGCTGATTTTGTTTGTCAGAATGAAGCGAATAACTTGTTTGGCAGCGGGCTCCCTTCCGGGACGTATAAAACTTTTGCGGTAGCAGGTACCTGGAGAAGGGCAATGCCTTCTAAGATTGATTGGGTCCTAAAGCCGAATAAAGATTATATAGATTTTGCAGGTGGTACTTTTGTTAAAGCGTTTGCAACGGATGGAAATGCTTTATTTGCTTTCGGGACCGGAAGTGGAATAAGTGCAACTGCCGCAGGATACTGGACTGGTTTACAAACGGATTGGTCTACTGCAAGTACCTGCCTAGGTTGGACTTCTAGTAACCCTTCTGACCAAGGTAATTTTGGAGGTAACTCCGATCCAAATGTCGGAGGGATATCTACTGGAACTCCTGACTTTTGTGATACGCCTAAATCTGTAGTTTGTATTCAGCAATAA
- a CDS encoding alpha/beta hydrolase — protein MYDIPLVQLGPVKAARIPGDPQGPYVIFLHGYGANAFDLLPLYSYMDVPEGTNFIFPDGILEVPIAPGYNGKAWFPIDMEALQRAMVAGGSRELFERYPAGMAEAKQKVEEMIQALDVPMDRIILGGFSQGSMLATEITLKAEKKPKGLVILSGTLLDETHWSQFAKQTPGYKFFQSHGRMDPVLGYPAAKRLETVLKDAGWEGELLAFPGGHEIPEIVLHGMNRYLRELFE, from the coding sequence ATGTATGATATCCCACTCGTTCAATTAGGTCCTGTGAAAGCTGCTCGTATTCCAGGCGATCCGCAAGGGCCCTATGTTATCTTTCTGCACGGTTACGGTGCTAATGCGTTCGATCTTCTTCCCTTGTATTCATATATGGATGTTCCAGAAGGAACGAATTTTATTTTTCCAGATGGGATCTTAGAAGTCCCGATCGCTCCAGGTTATAATGGTAAGGCTTGGTTCCCTATCGATATGGAAGCTTTGCAAAGAGCCATGGTTGCAGGTGGTTCCAGGGAACTTTTCGAACGTTATCCGGCCGGTATGGCAGAGGCGAAACAAAAGGTAGAAGAGATGATCCAGGCCCTAGATGTTCCAATGGATCGGATTATCTTAGGTGGTTTTTCCCAAGGTTCTATGCTTGCGACCGAGATTACTCTTAAAGCGGAGAAAAAGCCCAAAGGTCTTGTCATTCTGTCGGGAACTTTGCTGGATGAGACTCATTGGTCCCAATTTGCAAAACAAACTCCTGGCTATAAATTTTTTCAAAGCCATGGTAGAATGGACCCTGTGCTCGGTTATCCTGCCGCGAAAAGATTAGAAACAGTGTTAAAAGACGCAGGCTGGGAAGGTGAGTTACTGGCATTTCCGGGTGGACATGAAATCCCTGAGATAGTATTACACGGTATGAACCGCTATTTGCGAGAATTGTTCGAATGA
- a CDS encoding LamG domain-containing protein, translating into MRIFFRLLILSCLYTNCGTYLLLTNQEESDRSIFKDLVGLNFIDSSFGLVHYWPLDGDLQDKVGGLDLVEVGGSPTLSADRFGIEGKAYYYDGQGAIHESIAQGPLFLDGTVSSFTISVWVKGKYRTGGNGGDSIFLSQGGGLGMQLYYFSGEGCTGRLRVFTNNGGTGDVDVATECKTPENLWYHMVFTWDIQTQYASLYVNNVLVSSKKFGSFRPWDTGTGIDFGTSSLSSQLFQGSIDEVRIYNRVIFPVSSL; encoded by the coding sequence ATGCGAATTTTCTTCCGTCTCCTTATTCTTTCCTGCCTTTATACAAATTGTGGAACCTACTTACTGTTAACCAACCAAGAAGAAAGCGACCGATCCATATTTAAGGATTTAGTTGGTCTGAACTTTATAGATTCTTCTTTTGGACTTGTTCATTATTGGCCATTAGATGGTGATTTGCAAGACAAGGTTGGCGGATTAGACTTAGTCGAAGTCGGAGGATCTCCTACACTTTCAGCCGATAGATTCGGGATAGAAGGCAAAGCCTATTATTACGACGGACAAGGCGCAATCCATGAATCCATAGCACAGGGTCCCCTTTTTTTAGATGGAACAGTTTCTTCATTTACGATCAGCGTCTGGGTAAAAGGGAAATACCGAACCGGGGGTAACGGAGGCGATTCTATCTTTCTAAGCCAAGGAGGAGGACTCGGAATGCAATTATATTATTTCTCGGGAGAAGGATGCACCGGTAGACTAAGAGTTTTTACGAATAACGGAGGTACTGGGGACGTCGATGTAGCAACAGAATGTAAAACTCCCGAAAACTTATGGTATCATATGGTTTTCACATGGGATATACAGACGCAATATGCATCCTTATATGTGAATAATGTATTGGTCTCTTCCAAAAAATTCGGAAGTTTTCGTCCTTGGGACACTGGTACCGGGATCGATTTCGGAACTTCTTCTTTATCATCGCAGCTATTTCAAGGAAGTATAGATGAAGTTCGGATCTATAATCGGGTGATTTTTCCTGTTTCGAGTTTGTGA
- a CDS encoding YheT family hydrolase, with translation MFPFFSFLLFLILAFLFYYFLEVVEKPVLQFGEGEFVRRVIANCPRLTRKYFPTFWCFNNHLMLALLLFREYRSEFFHYDKLEHLRMKDGGVTGLAWSNIKGKKKTDPHPIAIVFHTISGDEQDVKSIVKAIQAQLKWASVVCIRRGHGNLPLSKPQINTMGSSSDLKEQLLYIKKKFPNSPLFGVGISAGSGLLARYLGESGTKSLLDAAVAISPAYDIEKAFHRVHPVYSKIMGQRLINYFLKRHYETLSSLGGFQEVLESKTLGEFQDRLHSLSGFDDKEEYYRHSNPALVMKNIRTPIMILNAKDDPICVNQNVLENLHWLENLPNSIHVYTKRGSHIAYFEGWKAISWSDHLVCEYFKAVQDQLPKIKKKTKAKTAKKR, from the coding sequence ATGTTCCCATTCTTCTCTTTTCTTCTATTTCTAATTCTCGCATTTTTATTTTACTATTTTCTTGAGGTGGTAGAAAAGCCCGTTCTTCAGTTCGGTGAAGGCGAGTTTGTGAGGAGGGTAATTGCAAATTGCCCTCGTTTAACTAGAAAATATTTTCCTACGTTCTGGTGTTTCAATAATCATCTAATGTTAGCGCTCTTACTTTTTAGAGAGTATCGTTCCGAATTTTTTCATTACGATAAGCTGGAACATCTTCGAATGAAGGACGGTGGAGTCACTGGTCTTGCCTGGTCCAATATTAAAGGAAAGAAAAAAACAGATCCCCATCCGATCGCGATTGTTTTTCATACAATCAGTGGTGATGAGCAAGATGTTAAGTCTATTGTGAAAGCAATCCAGGCCCAGTTAAAATGGGCTTCTGTTGTTTGTATTAGGAGAGGACATGGAAATCTTCCCCTTTCTAAGCCGCAAATAAATACGATGGGTTCTAGTTCAGATTTAAAAGAACAACTTTTATATATTAAGAAAAAATTTCCGAATAGTCCTTTGTTTGGAGTAGGGATCTCTGCTGGTTCCGGGTTGCTTGCTCGATACCTAGGAGAATCTGGGACTAAAAGTTTATTAGATGCTGCTGTTGCAATTTCACCCGCATATGATATCGAAAAAGCATTTCATAGGGTTCATCCGGTTTATAGTAAGATCATGGGCCAAAGATTGATTAATTATTTTTTGAAACGCCACTATGAAACCTTATCTTCGTTAGGAGGATTTCAGGAAGTCCTGGAATCCAAGACCCTGGGTGAATTCCAAGATCGTTTGCACAGCCTCTCCGGTTTTGATGATAAGGAAGAATATTACAGGCATTCGAACCCCGCATTGGTAATGAAAAATATTAGAACTCCAATCATGATCTTGAATGCAAAGGATGATCCTATTTGCGTAAATCAGAATGTTCTAGAAAATTTGCATTGGTTGGAAAACCTTCCTAATTCCATCCATGTTTATACAAAAAGAGGAAGCCATATTGCATATTTTGAAGGATGGAAAGCGATATCTTGGTCGGATCATCTTGTATGCGAATATTTTAAAGCCGTTCAAGACCAATTGCCTAAAATTAAAAAGAAGACAAAAGCTAAGACTGCGAAAAAGCGTTAG
- a CDS encoding type II toxin-antitoxin system death-on-curing family toxin, whose protein sequence is MKKEPRWLNRKIVEAIHLDQVKQHGGSQGIRDHGLLEFALDRPKNKWSYDSSVSIFDLAASLCIGIAKNHPFIDGNKRVAFITNYVFLGLNGFSIDVREEEVVSIILRVAEGSVNESNLLIWLKDSSNPRK, encoded by the coding sequence ATGAAAAAAGAGCCAAGATGGTTAAATAGGAAAATAGTCGAAGCTATACATTTAGATCAAGTAAAACAGCATGGAGGATCTCAAGGGATTCGAGATCATGGACTCCTTGAGTTTGCCCTTGACCGTCCGAAAAACAAATGGTCGTATGATTCGTCTGTTAGTATTTTCGATTTAGCAGCTTCATTATGTATAGGTATAGCAAAGAACCATCCGTTTATTGATGGTAATAAACGTGTCGCATTTATCACAAATTATGTATTTCTTGGATTAAATGGCTTTAGTATAGACGTTCGCGAAGAAGAAGTCGTTTCAATCATATTGCGAGTTGCTGAAGGAAGTGTTAATGAATCGAATCTCTTGATCTGGTTAAAAGATAGTTCAAATCCTCGTAAATAG
- a CDS encoding AbrB/MazE/SpoVT family DNA-binding domain-containing protein codes for MDTSSVKKTTIRAIGNSAGATIPKVLLEKYNFHEGDTVFLLETEAGILLSPYDPDFEEAMDIYQEGSKKYRNALRELAK; via the coding sequence ATGGATACTTCATCAGTAAAAAAGACAACGATCAGGGCAATTGGAAATTCTGCAGGAGCTACAATTCCTAAAGTTCTTCTGGAAAAGTATAATTTCCATGAAGGTGATACCGTCTTTCTTTTAGAAACTGAAGCAGGTATTCTTCTATCGCCATATGATCCTGACTTTGAAGAAGCAATGGATATTTATCAAGAGGGTTCTAAAAAATACCGGAATGCCTTAAGAGAATTGGCTAAATGA
- a CDS encoding AbrB/MazE/SpoVT family DNA-binding domain-containing protein, whose protein sequence is MESIIQKWGNSLGIRIPKAMANELELNDGSHVELQYEGDKIVIYPMRKASLEEKLARITKQNLHSEVSSGSPVGNETW, encoded by the coding sequence ATGGAATCGATTATTCAAAAATGGGGTAATAGCCTAGGTATTAGGATCCCAAAGGCTATGGCTAACGAATTGGAATTAAATGATGGTAGCCATGTAGAGCTTCAATATGAAGGGGATAAAATAGTAATTTATCCGATGAGAAAAGCTTCTTTAGAAGAAAAGTTAGCAAGAATAACAAAACAAAATCTTCATTCAGAGGTTTCTAGCGGATCTCCGGTTGGTAATGAAACTTGGTGA
- the mazF gene encoding endoribonuclease MazF, with the protein MVKKSKYTPEKGDIVWLNFTPQAGHEQRGRRPALVLSPKEYNAKTGLAIFCPITSKIKGYPFEVIVKSKKIDGVVLSDQIKNLDWTIREAEFIEPLNKLLLKEVLDNLKLLVF; encoded by the coding sequence TTGGTGAAAAAGAGTAAATATACCCCTGAAAAGGGGGACATTGTATGGCTAAATTTTACTCCTCAAGCAGGGCACGAGCAAAGAGGGCGTAGGCCAGCACTTGTTCTATCTCCAAAGGAATATAATGCCAAGACTGGTTTAGCAATTTTTTGCCCAATCACTAGTAAAATTAAAGGTTATCCGTTTGAAGTAATAGTTAAATCTAAAAAAATAGATGGGGTAGTTCTCTCTGATCAGATAAAGAACTTAGATTGGACTATTCGTGAGGCGGAATTTATAGAACCGCTAAATAAGTTACTATTGAAAGAAGTTTTAGATAATCTTAAATTATTAGTTTTTTAG